One Chroococcidiopsis sp. TS-821 genomic window carries:
- a CDS encoding YlqD family protein has translation MDASKPQLLLKRAVNVKAVVTPRWKEEVQQQLQAQINAVDSQLQQLEMQGQRAIAEIQKQSLQPPGPQTLQQIENIQLQVNQQKSELLEQKNQSLQNLQQVQLLELEQEVNQFQIEGIFSTTIGDNLISKLQVEILLRDGVVQEIRGDI, from the coding sequence ATGGATGCATCCAAACCACAATTACTACTAAAGCGCGCCGTCAACGTAAAAGCTGTTGTCACTCCTCGCTGGAAAGAAGAAGTACAACAACAACTGCAAGCTCAAATCAATGCTGTGGATAGTCAGTTGCAACAGTTAGAAATGCAAGGACAGCGGGCGATCGCTGAAATTCAAAAGCAGAGTTTACAGCCTCCTGGTCCGCAAACGTTGCAACAAATTGAAAATATTCAGTTGCAGGTGAATCAGCAAAAAAGCGAACTCCTCGAACAGAAAAATCAAAGTTTGCAGAACTTGCAACAAGTGCAGCTACTCGAACTTGAGCAGGAAGTTAACCAATTTCAAATTGAAGGTATTTTTAGTACCACAATTGGAGACAATTTGATTAGCAAATTACAAGTAGAAATATTACTGCGTGACGGAGTTGTCCAAGAAATTCGCGGTGATATTTAA
- a CDS encoding DUF5132 domain-containing protein: MSAQEVEIEASEILKGLTAVVLAPIIFPTAATLSHPLTQAVLKESIILAEKVQEKTAQIEETIADLVAEAKAELVARRETEMSSTNRGVTRNNSEASEYIINVVTEINKQVKEMTNGVADLRLLLPLGLSAIALRQLLTKGLQIEEIPWYVLAWYAFDSFTKLNETPTLRSPE; the protein is encoded by the coding sequence ATGTCGGCACAAGAAGTGGAAATTGAAGCCAGCGAAATCCTTAAAGGTTTAACTGCAGTAGTTTTGGCACCTATTATCTTTCCTACGGCAGCAACCCTGAGTCATCCTTTAACTCAAGCTGTTCTCAAAGAAAGTATAATTCTAGCAGAAAAAGTACAGGAGAAAACAGCACAAATAGAAGAGACAATAGCAGATTTAGTGGCAGAAGCAAAAGCAGAATTAGTTGCTCGACGCGAAACTGAGATGAGTTCAACAAATAGAGGAGTTACGCGGAATAACTCAGAAGCGAGTGAGTACATTATTAATGTAGTTACTGAGATTAATAAGCAAGTCAAAGAAATGACAAATGGTGTTGCTGATCTACGATTATTACTACCACTAGGACTCAGCGCGATCGCTTTACGCCAACTCCTCACAAAAGGCTTACAAATTGAAGAAATTCCCTGGTATGTCCTCGCTTGGTATGCTTTTGATAGTTTTACAAAACTCAACGAGACGCCAACACTGCGATCGCCGGAATAA
- a CDS encoding dihydrolipoamide acetyltransferase family protein → MIHEIFMPALSSTMTEGKIVSWVKSPGDKVEKGETVVVVESDKADMDVESFYEGYIATILVDAGNTAPVGSAIALLAETEAEIETAKQQAQSGGATQSEANTTTSPGQIADVSTSTATAAETAETSSNGNGATHRAGRVMVSPRARKLAKELKVDLSHLQGSGPHGRIVAQDVEAAAGKTQSTPTAPPQIKAPVTPPTPTVKSAPAPTPTPALGGQVVPLNTLQNAVVRNMVASLQVPTFHVGYTITTNELDKLYKQIKSKGVTMTALLAKAVAVTLQKHPLVNASYSEQGIQYHSAINIAVAVAMDDGGLITPVLQNADQIDIYSLSRNWKSLVDRARLKQLQPEEYNSGTFTLSNLGMFGVDRFDAILPPGQGAILAVGAARSQVVAIDDMFGVRQQMQVNITCDHRIIYGAHAAAFLQDLAKLIETNPQSLTM, encoded by the coding sequence ATGATTCACGAAATATTTATGCCTGCGCTTAGCTCGACAATGACTGAAGGGAAAATAGTCTCTTGGGTCAAATCGCCTGGTGACAAAGTAGAAAAAGGCGAAACAGTTGTAGTTGTCGAATCTGACAAAGCTGATATGGATGTCGAGTCCTTTTATGAAGGATATATCGCGACGATTTTAGTTGATGCAGGCAATACCGCTCCAGTTGGTTCGGCGATCGCGCTCTTGGCAGAAACCGAAGCTGAAATTGAAACTGCCAAGCAACAGGCTCAATCTGGCGGTGCAACACAATCTGAAGCCAATACGACAACCTCACCAGGACAAATTGCAGATGTTTCAACGTCCACTGCAACGGCTGCTGAAACTGCTGAAACTTCCTCAAATGGAAATGGTGCAACCCACCGTGCTGGACGCGTGATGGTTTCGCCACGCGCGCGGAAACTTGCTAAAGAACTCAAAGTAGACTTGAGTCATCTACAAGGTAGTGGTCCTCACGGTCGCATTGTGGCACAAGATGTTGAAGCTGCCGCAGGTAAAACTCAATCGACACCAACTGCACCACCGCAAATTAAAGCTCCCGTAACACCACCCACACCAACCGTTAAAAGCGCACCTGCACCTACTCCCACTCCCGCACTAGGAGGTCAAGTCGTTCCTCTGAATACGCTGCAAAATGCCGTAGTGCGAAATATGGTAGCAAGTTTACAAGTACCTACCTTCCACGTCGGCTACACGATTACGACCAATGAATTAGATAAGCTTTACAAGCAGATCAAGTCTAAGGGCGTGACAATGACGGCGCTATTAGCTAAAGCTGTTGCCGTAACTTTGCAGAAACATCCGCTTGTGAACGCCAGCTACTCAGAACAGGGTATTCAGTATCATAGTGCGATTAATATTGCGGTTGCTGTCGCGATGGATGACGGCGGGTTAATTACGCCGGTGTTGCAAAATGCTGACCAAATTGATATCTACTCGCTATCGCGAAATTGGAAATCGCTAGTTGACCGCGCTCGTCTCAAACAACTGCAACCTGAGGAGTATAACAGCGGTACTTTCACGTTGTCCAATTTGGGAATGTTTGGTGTCGACCGGTTTGATGCGATTTTACCCCCAGGTCAAGGGGCGATTCTGGCGGTAGGTGCTGCGCGATCGCAAGTCGTCGCGATCGATGACATGTTTGGCGTGCGACAGCAAATGCAAGTCAATATTACGTGCGACCATCGCATTATCTACGGTGCGCACGCGGCTGCCTTTTTACAAGATTTAGCGAAGTTGATTGAGACAAATCCACAATCGCTCACTATGTAG
- a CDS encoding long-chain fatty acid--CoA ligase, translated as MLSNSPAPNMAYNLTDQERFSLKQLVDYSSVQSLPEIWQLAHQRFGKTIALRDPHATPEAAITYTQLYQQIQQFAAALQALQLVEGQSGDIPPRVALISDNNPRWLIADQGIIAAGAANVVRSSQAERQELLFILENSGSIALVVENQQTLQKLQAGLDSLPISFVVLLSDEIPEANVSQLKVLNFSQLMALGENQPLQSVQQNRETLATLMYTSGTTGKPKGVMLTHGNLLHQVETLGCIVQPKEGDRVLSILPTWHVYERTCEYFLLSQGCTQIYTSIRQVKKDIREFKPNYMIGVPRLWESIYEGVKKQFREQPANKQRLIDFFLTKSQQFIEARRIVHGLSLNSLNPSLSERLSASVQATALAPIHALGEKIVYRKVREATGGQLKQVISGGGSLAMHLENFFEIIGVELLVGYGLTETSPVTNARRPWRNLRGSAGQPLPGTQVRIVDPETRQPLPQGERGLVMVRGPQVMQGYYQNPEATAKAIDSEGWFDTGDLGWLTPENDLVITGRAKDTIVLTNGENIEPQPIEDACLRSPYIDQIMLVGQDQKSLGALIVPNLEALQQWAASQNIELKVDSPTDLNNKTIHNLFRQELNREVKNRPGYRPDDRIGPFELILEPFSMENGMMTQTLKIKRPVVTERYRDIINKMFA; from the coding sequence ATGTTATCAAACAGCCCTGCGCCTAATATGGCTTATAACCTCACTGACCAAGAACGCTTTAGCCTCAAGCAGTTAGTAGATTACTCATCGGTACAGTCTTTACCAGAAATCTGGCAATTAGCGCATCAGCGATTTGGTAAGACGATCGCGCTGCGAGATCCCCACGCCACGCCAGAAGCTGCGATTACCTATACGCAGTTGTATCAGCAAATTCAACAATTTGCCGCTGCTTTACAAGCTTTACAATTAGTAGAAGGACAAAGTGGCGATATACCGCCGCGCGTCGCGCTGATCTCTGATAATAACCCGCGCTGGTTAATTGCGGATCAGGGAATCATTGCGGCTGGGGCGGCGAATGTAGTGCGCAGTTCGCAAGCAGAGCGGCAAGAGTTATTATTTATTTTGGAAAATAGCGGCAGTATCGCTTTAGTCGTTGAAAATCAACAAACGCTACAAAAACTGCAAGCAGGTTTAGATTCATTACCAATTTCGTTTGTTGTTTTACTCTCAGATGAAATTCCAGAAGCGAATGTATCACAATTAAAAGTGCTGAATTTTTCGCAGTTGATGGCATTAGGCGAAAATCAACCGTTACAGTCAGTTCAACAAAATCGCGAAACGCTAGCGACACTGATGTACACTTCTGGCACGACGGGTAAACCGAAAGGCGTGATGCTGACGCACGGTAATTTACTACACCAAGTGGAAACGTTGGGCTGTATTGTGCAGCCAAAAGAGGGCGATCGCGTTTTGAGTATCTTGCCAACTTGGCACGTTTACGAACGTACTTGCGAATACTTTTTACTTTCGCAAGGTTGTACGCAGATTTATACGAGTATCCGTCAAGTCAAAAAAGACATTCGCGAATTTAAGCCAAATTACATGATTGGCGTTCCTCGATTGTGGGAATCGATTTATGAAGGAGTCAAAAAACAATTTCGCGAACAACCGGCGAATAAACAGCGATTAATTGATTTTTTCCTGACGAAGAGTCAGCAATTTATTGAAGCCCGTAGAATCGTCCACGGGTTAAGCTTAAACTCTTTAAATCCGAGTTTATCAGAACGCCTTAGCGCTTCGGTACAAGCAACAGCTTTGGCTCCTATTCATGCTTTAGGCGAAAAAATTGTCTATCGAAAAGTGCGCGAAGCAACAGGCGGACAACTCAAACAAGTCATTAGCGGTGGTGGTTCTTTAGCGATGCACCTAGAGAACTTTTTTGAAATTATCGGTGTAGAACTGTTGGTAGGATATGGACTTACCGAAACTTCTCCTGTGACGAATGCGCGTCGCCCGTGGCGTAATTTGCGCGGTTCGGCGGGACAACCATTACCAGGAACGCAAGTGCGAATTGTCGATCCCGAAACGCGCCAACCGCTACCACAAGGAGAACGAGGACTCGTGATGGTACGCGGTCCCCAAGTTATGCAAGGGTATTATCAAAATCCTGAAGCCACAGCTAAGGCAATTGATTCTGAAGGTTGGTTTGATACGGGGGATCTTGGTTGGTTGACACCAGAAAATGATTTAGTGATTACTGGTCGCGCGAAAGATACGATTGTATTGACGAACGGCGAAAATATTGAACCGCAACCGATTGAGGATGCTTGTTTGCGATCGCCTTATATCGATCAAATTATGCTCGTCGGACAAGACCAAAAATCGCTTGGTGCACTGATTGTTCCTAATCTCGAAGCCTTACAACAATGGGCGGCTAGCCAGAATATAGAATTAAAAGTTGATTCGCCCACCGACTTAAACAACAAAACGATTCATAACTTGTTCCGCCAAGAACTCAACCGTGAAGTCAAAAATCGCCCAGGTTATCGCCCAGATGACCGAATTGGTCCATTTGAACTCATTTTAGAGCCGTTTTCGATGGAAAATGGGATGATGACCCAAACTTTGAAAATCAAACGTCCGGTTGTGACAGAGCGTTATCGCGATATCATTAACAAGATGTTTGCTTGA
- a CDS encoding zinc-dependent alcohol dehydrogenase family protein translates to MKAVLMTAPGNPDVLQLQEVATPRIENDTEILVRLQAAGVNPIDTKLRRRGTFYPEQMPAILGCDGAGVVEAVGSGVQKFRVGDEVYFCQGGLGGKQGNYAQYIVVDERFVALKPTSLSFVAAAAAPLVLITAWEALCDRGRLQPGQKVLIHAGAGGVGHVAIQLAKLHGATVCTTVSSHEKAAFVHQLGADYAILYKEKDFAQAVLDWTGGEGVDLAFDTVGGETFAKTFAAVRIYGDLVTILEPDAGTNWKVARNRNLRISYELMLTPMLQGLTSAQQHQADILNQCRQWFDEGKLKIHLNKIFPLEQAATAHQVLEAGSTMGKIVLVTGNE, encoded by the coding sequence ATGAAAGCTGTTTTGATGACTGCACCTGGTAATCCAGATGTTTTGCAACTACAGGAAGTCGCGACTCCTAGAATAGAAAACGATACAGAAATCCTCGTGCGCCTGCAAGCTGCAGGTGTTAATCCCATCGATACAAAATTACGCCGGCGCGGCACGTTTTATCCAGAGCAAATGCCCGCAATTTTGGGCTGTGACGGTGCAGGAGTTGTTGAAGCGGTGGGTTCTGGCGTTCAAAAGTTTCGTGTTGGAGATGAAGTTTATTTTTGTCAAGGCGGACTTGGCGGTAAGCAAGGAAACTACGCGCAATACATAGTCGTAGACGAACGTTTTGTTGCTCTTAAACCAACTTCACTATCTTTTGTCGCCGCAGCAGCAGCACCTTTAGTGTTAATTACCGCTTGGGAGGCTTTATGCGATCGCGGACGGCTTCAGCCAGGGCAAAAAGTTCTCATTCATGCTGGGGCTGGTGGTGTTGGTCATGTAGCAATTCAACTAGCTAAGTTGCACGGTGCAACAGTTTGCACAACCGTGAGTTCGCACGAAAAAGCTGCATTTGTCCATCAACTAGGCGCTGATTATGCAATCCTTTACAAAGAAAAAGATTTCGCTCAAGCTGTACTTGATTGGACAGGTGGAGAAGGTGTCGATTTAGCTTTTGATACAGTTGGCGGCGAGACTTTTGCGAAAACTTTTGCAGCAGTGCGCATATACGGAGACCTCGTGACAATCCTTGAGCCAGATGCGGGTACGAATTGGAAAGTCGCGCGCAATCGCAATCTCCGCATTAGCTATGAATTGATGCTCACTCCCATGCTACAGGGACTCACGAGCGCGCAACAACATCAAGCCGATATTCTCAATCAGTGTCGGCAATGGTTTGATGAAGGAAAGCTGAAAATTCACCTCAATAAAATTTTCCCCCTAGAACAAGCAGCGACCGCACATCAAGTCCTCGAAGCTGGCTCGACGATGGGTAAAATTGTTTTAGTGACTGGCAACGAGTGA
- the recQ gene encoding DNA helicase RecQ, translated as MPQLSSLETALKHYFGYDSFRPGQRYIVEQALQNRDLLVVMPTGGGKSLCFQLPALLRKGLTVVVSPLIALMQDQVEALQDNGIGATFINSSLSAYQVRSREQTILSGKVKLLYIAPERLLSEKFLPFLDLVHHQISISAFAIDEAHCVSEWGHDFRPEYRQLKQLRHRFVGVPTIALTATATERVRQDIIQQLGLVEPSVHIASFNRQNLFYEVQPKQKQSYQQLLQLIRQQSGAGIVYCLSRRRVDEIAFKLKNDGVAALPYHAGLSDRARTANQTSFIRDDVQIIVATIAFGMGINKPDVRFVIHYDLPRNLESYYQESGRAGRDGEPARCTLLLNYGDIKTIEYLIAQKPDPQEQRIAKQQLRQVIDYAEGIDCRRIIQLGYFGERFAGKCDNCDNCCHPKPMQDWTIEAMKFLSCVARCKERFGMTYIIDVLRGAKNQKIWQNGHQNLSTYGIGKDRSIDDWRMLGRSLLHQGLLAQTTDGYSVLKLNALSWEVMRRQRSVLIAVRATATHISDKDTLAAEVELLFQRLRKLRKQLADEQGVPPYAIFADSTLRLMAIQQPKSLAEFAQLSGVGSHKLARYGAQFLAEIQAYCEDS; from the coding sequence ATGCCGCAATTATCCTCTTTAGAAACTGCATTAAAACATTATTTTGGCTACGATAGCTTTCGTCCAGGACAACGGTATATTGTAGAGCAAGCACTGCAAAATCGAGATTTACTGGTTGTGATGCCGACGGGTGGCGGTAAGTCACTGTGTTTTCAACTACCAGCACTTTTGAGAAAAGGCTTAACGGTGGTTGTGTCGCCATTAATTGCGTTGATGCAAGATCAAGTAGAAGCGCTGCAAGATAATGGTATCGGCGCAACATTTATTAATAGTAGCTTGAGTGCGTATCAAGTGCGATCGCGCGAACAAACCATTCTTAGTGGTAAAGTTAAACTACTCTACATTGCCCCCGAACGCCTATTAAGTGAAAAATTTCTACCATTCCTCGATCTGGTACATCACCAAATAAGCATCTCTGCATTTGCAATTGATGAAGCGCATTGCGTTTCTGAGTGGGGTCATGACTTTCGCCCTGAATATCGACAACTCAAACAACTGCGTCACCGCTTTGTTGGTGTACCTACCATAGCACTTACGGCAACGGCAACCGAGCGCGTGCGTCAAGATATTATTCAACAGTTGGGTTTAGTTGAACCAAGCGTTCATATTGCTAGTTTCAACCGTCAAAATCTGTTCTATGAAGTTCAGCCGAAGCAGAAACAAAGCTATCAGCAATTGCTACAACTCATCCGTCAACAATCAGGCGCGGGAATTGTTTATTGTTTAAGTCGTCGCCGCGTTGATGAAATTGCTTTCAAACTAAAAAATGATGGTGTTGCCGCTTTACCTTATCATGCAGGATTAAGCGATCGCGCTCGCACGGCGAATCAAACAAGCTTTATTCGCGATGACGTGCAAATTATAGTAGCAACGATCGCCTTTGGCATGGGAATCAATAAACCTGATGTGCGGTTTGTGATTCACTACGACTTACCGCGTAATTTAGAAAGCTATTATCAAGAATCAGGGCGCGCGGGACGCGATGGCGAACCTGCTAGGTGTACGCTGTTGCTTAACTATGGTGATATTAAAACGATTGAATATCTGATTGCGCAAAAACCCGATCCGCAAGAACAACGCATTGCCAAACAACAACTGCGTCAAGTTATTGACTACGCTGAAGGAATCGATTGCCGACGGATAATTCAACTAGGCTATTTTGGCGAACGATTTGCAGGAAAGTGCGATAACTGCGATAACTGCTGTCACCCTAAACCGATGCAAGATTGGACGATTGAAGCGATGAAGTTTCTTTCGTGTGTGGCGCGGTGCAAAGAAAGATTTGGTATGACTTATATTATTGATGTCTTGCGCGGTGCAAAAAATCAGAAGATTTGGCAAAACGGACACCAGAACCTTTCAACGTATGGCATTGGGAAAGATCGAAGTATCGATGACTGGCGAATGCTAGGGCGATCGCTGCTTCATCAAGGTTTACTCGCACAAACTACCGATGGTTACTCGGTACTAAAACTCAACGCTTTAAGCTGGGAAGTCATGCGGCGACAGCGATCGGTATTGATTGCTGTCAGGGCGACAGCTACTCATATTTCTGACAAAGATACTCTTGCGGCTGAAGTTGAATTGCTATTTCAACGGTTGCGTAAATTGCGTAAACAACTTGCTGACGAACAAGGAGTTCCCCCGTATGCGATCTTTGCCGATTCTACACTTCGACTAATGGCAATACAGCAGCCTAAAAGTTTGGCTGAGTTTGCCCAACTTTCTGGGGTGGGTAGTCACAAACTCGCGCGTTATGGCGCTCAATTTTTAGCCGAAATTCAAGCTTATTGCGAAGACTCGTAA
- a CDS encoding GspE/PulE family protein, translating into MQISSNTTSTWQRLKNQEITCAEALKLLVDEQGNVNYELLDNDVSYRFLRHFPDKSLLPPTIPLLLWRGCYYLGSPVKITPEAIGLITKRTGSEIKIIPISDKSYRTWFHSQNLNNNRINAAPLVNPLTGEQEQENISETTQISLSRAADQIERIKTLLSGALRNRASDIHLEPTAEGLRVRYRIDGVLRDITMLPPEQSRRVIVALKVMSNMDISESRRPQDGRIEEKYSTATATDVGMDMRVSTLPCVNGEKAVIRLLPRENPFSNIDSLGFSPETLSLYTNWLQQPQGMIILTGPTGSGKTSTLYTSLQSVAKENVNVVTVEDPVEYVLPRITQTQVNEAAGMTFAAGLRAILRQDPDIIMVGEIRDRETAETAVRAALTGHLVFTTLHTNDALGVIPRLKDIGPDPALLSDALLGVVAQRLVRRVCPHCGESYTPTEADLRILGIDWSQANASQWRKGKGCSACFHSGYLGREAIVELLDIDDVVREIIYEGTITQLRHYLQETHFASFRTAAIAKVTSGLTTIEEVLRVIPRTALYSKSSVKDWTKVKRLSAVQSYE; encoded by the coding sequence ATGCAAATTTCGTCCAATACTACCTCAACTTGGCAAAGATTAAAAAATCAAGAAATTACGTGTGCTGAAGCTTTAAAACTGTTAGTAGATGAACAGGGAAACGTTAATTATGAACTGCTAGATAACGATGTTAGCTACCGATTCTTACGTCACTTTCCTGATAAAAGTTTATTGCCGCCAACGATTCCGTTATTACTGTGGCGCGGTTGTTATTATCTAGGCAGTCCTGTCAAGATTACTCCTGAAGCGATCGGACTCATTACAAAACGTACAGGTAGCGAAATTAAAATTATTCCGATTTCTGATAAAAGTTATCGAACCTGGTTTCACAGCCAAAATCTCAATAATAATCGCATCAACGCCGCCCCCTTAGTTAACCCGCTGACCGGCGAACAAGAACAGGAAAATATTTCCGAAACTACTCAGATCTCGTTATCGCGGGCGGCGGATCAAATCGAACGCATCAAAACCTTACTTTCGGGGGCGTTACGCAACCGTGCGAGTGACATTCATCTCGAACCGACAGCGGAAGGATTGCGCGTGCGTTACCGTATTGATGGCGTACTGCGTGATATTACCATGCTGCCACCCGAACAAAGCCGCCGCGTGATTGTCGCGCTGAAAGTGATGTCCAATATGGATATTTCTGAAAGTCGCCGCCCGCAAGATGGGCGGATTGAGGAGAAATATTCGACAGCAACGGCTACTGATGTCGGTATGGATATGCGCGTGAGTACGCTTCCTTGCGTCAACGGCGAAAAGGCTGTCATTCGCTTGCTACCGCGTGAAAACCCATTTTCCAATATCGATAGTTTAGGCTTTTCTCCAGAAACATTATCGCTTTACACAAACTGGTTACAACAGCCCCAGGGCATGATTATTCTTACAGGTCCTACAGGTTCGGGTAAAACGAGTACGCTGTATACAAGTCTGCAAAGCGTCGCGAAAGAAAACGTCAATGTAGTGACAGTAGAAGATCCGGTAGAGTACGTCTTACCTCGAATTACACAAACTCAAGTTAACGAAGCTGCAGGAATGACATTTGCTGCTGGTTTGCGGGCAATTTTGCGGCAAGACCCTGATATTATCATGGTAGGTGAAATCCGCGATCGCGAAACCGCAGAAACCGCAGTTCGTGCCGCACTAACAGGACACTTGGTGTTTACAACATTGCACACGAATGATGCGCTCGGCGTGATTCCGCGTTTGAAAGATATTGGACCCGATCCCGCACTACTGAGCGATGCTTTATTAGGAGTCGTGGCGCAGCGGTTAGTCCGGCGTGTTTGTCCCCACTGTGGTGAATCTTATACACCGACAGAAGCTGACTTACGCATTCTGGGAATAGATTGGAGCCAAGCGAATGCATCGCAATGGCGCAAAGGTAAAGGATGTAGTGCGTGTTTTCATTCAGGTTACTTGGGACGCGAAGCGATTGTCGAGTTACTCGATATTGATGATGTTGTGCGCGAAATTATTTACGAAGGAACGATTACTCAACTACGCCACTATCTGCAGGAAACTCATTTTGCTTCTTTCCGAACAGCAGCGATCGCTAAGGTCACGAGTGGTTTGACTACTATAGAAGAAGTATTACGAGTCATCCCGCGTACCGCTTTGTACTCGAAGTCTTCAGTAAAAGACTGGACAAAAGTTAAACGCTTGAGCGCTGTGCAAAGTTATGAATGA